In Candidatus Woesearchaeota archaeon, a single window of DNA contains:
- a CDS encoding AAA domain-containing protein, with translation MNAEIKKLNIKAEQYSKKLDKVLEEVKKAIVGQEEILGKLLISLIADGHVLLEGVPGLAKTLMIHSLSSTLNAKFQRIQFTPDLLPADIMGTKIYDHKSSTFSTKKGPVFANFILADEINRAPPKVQSALLEAMQERQVTIQGDTFPLQRPFLVLATQNPIETEGTYKLPEAQVDRFMFKLLISYPNREEEKEIIRRYTKGAEYKISRILSPDEIKKIQQFNTRIYADEKIEEYVSSLVDATRNPEKYGLEFGGHIDYGASPRASIWLILAAKARALLNSRGYVLPEDVKAIAYDVLRHRIILSYEAEAEELTADDIIKKAIDKVKLP, from the coding sequence ATGAATGCTGAAATAAAGAAGCTCAACATAAAAGCAGAACAATATTCAAAAAAGCTGGATAAGGTTTTGGAAGAGGTTAAGAAAGCAATAGTGGGCCAGGAAGAGATTTTAGGCAAGCTGTTGATCTCGCTGATAGCAGACGGCCATGTTCTCCTGGAAGGGGTTCCCGGATTGGCAAAAACACTGATGATCCACTCGCTGTCCAGCACATTAAATGCTAAATTCCAGCGCATTCAGTTCACCCCGGACCTGCTGCCTGCAGACATCATGGGCACTAAGATATATGACCACAAATCCAGCACATTCTCGACCAAGAAAGGGCCGGTATTCGCTAATTTCATACTGGCAGACGAGATAAACAGGGCCCCGCCAAAAGTACAGTCAGCCTTGCTTGAGGCAATGCAGGAAAGGCAGGTCACTATCCAGGGCGACACTTTTCCTTTACAGAGGCCTTTTCTAGTACTTGCAACACAAAATCCCATTGAGACAGAGGGAACATACAAATTACCCGAAGCACAGGTTGACAGGTTTATGTTCAAGCTTCTTATCAGCTACCCAAACAGGGAAGAGGAAAAAGAGATAATCAGGCGCTACACAAAAGGGGCGGAATACAAAATAAGCAGAATATTATCTCCTGATGAGATAAAAAAAATTCAGCAGTTCAACACCCGGATCTATGCAGACGAAAAAATAGAGGAATATGTCTCTTCACTGGTTGATGCAACCAGAAATCCGGAAAAGTATGGCCTTGAATTTGGCGGGCATATCGATTACGGCGCTTCCCCCAGGGCATCAATCTGGCTTATTTTAGCTGCAAAGGCCCGCGCGCTTTTAAACAGCCGCGGCTATGTCCTGCCGGAAGATGTAAAAGCCATAGCCTATGATGTTTTGAGACACCGCATAATCCTAAGCTACGAAGCAGAGGCAGAAGAGCTGACTGCGGATGACATAATAAAAAAGGCTATCGACAAGGTCAAATTGCCCTAA